Proteins from a single region of Bdellovibrio bacteriovorus HD100:
- a CDS encoding beta-sandwich domain-containing protein, translating into MKNTQWVAGLLAAVTLIQASAHAEIISDLPGFEDGGSQGQTFRPPAPPMPNEGVTRQYTDVANLDQISRKSGGEAYRFNLVQPTNLKYLELTVQSSRLKIHEATVLTVGGQRYMIREFHNSNVLETGTQLTSENLNINDDIRTIELRMESYSHAATISLKAVGDRAVPRMSVQRPVIVAPPSQPNRPTQPSRPVDVRLRSGDVVVSVSSQGKYYDGRVVEVYGNGKVLVRDEDDGKTYVRDISSVGKRISCASNGLCEGEEVMAYPVGSQAKTYLGKIVAIYSNDMVKMRDSDDSKDYFRDLKIIHRRLNCLESLCVKDRVLSRSGDGTKYYGGVIDSIYSNGVIAVRDDDDGKVYSRNKEVVFKSVQCHSSGLCIKDRVMSKSGDKYYFGSVTGVYSNGLIYVRDDDDGKSYARQHDVVFKEIRCANGFCRGDRVLSTLSNGRYYTGRVEGAYAGGLISVRDDDDGKVYLRPHTVLSRAR; encoded by the coding sequence ATGAAGAACACACAATGGGTGGCGGGTTTGCTTGCCGCTGTGACTTTGATTCAGGCCTCAGCTCACGCTGAGATTATTTCGGACCTGCCGGGCTTTGAGGACGGTGGTTCTCAAGGACAGACGTTCCGTCCGCCTGCTCCGCCGATGCCCAATGAAGGTGTAACCCGCCAATATACGGATGTGGCGAACCTGGATCAGATCAGTCGCAAATCCGGCGGGGAAGCCTATCGCTTTAATCTGGTGCAGCCTACAAATCTGAAGTACCTGGAACTGACGGTGCAATCCAGCCGTCTGAAAATTCATGAAGCCACTGTTCTGACCGTGGGCGGTCAGCGCTACATGATCCGTGAATTCCATAACAGCAATGTTCTGGAGACCGGCACCCAGTTGACTTCTGAAAACCTGAATATCAATGACGACATCCGCACTATTGAGCTGCGTATGGAGTCTTATTCCCATGCCGCGACGATTTCTTTGAAAGCCGTGGGGGACAGAGCTGTTCCCCGCATGTCTGTGCAACGCCCTGTGATTGTGGCTCCGCCGTCACAGCCGAATCGTCCGACTCAGCCAAGCCGTCCTGTGGATGTTCGTTTGAGATCCGGTGACGTGGTGGTGTCTGTAAGTTCTCAAGGCAAATACTATGACGGCCGTGTTGTCGAAGTTTATGGCAATGGCAAAGTCCTGGTTCGTGACGAGGACGACGGCAAAACTTACGTTCGTGATATTTCCTCTGTGGGTAAACGTATTTCCTGTGCTTCCAATGGCCTGTGCGAAGGTGAGGAAGTCATGGCCTATCCAGTGGGTTCTCAAGCCAAGACCTATCTGGGTAAGATCGTTGCGATCTATTCCAACGACATGGTGAAGATGCGTGACTCTGATGATTCCAAGGACTATTTCCGCGATCTCAAGATCATTCACCGCCGCTTGAACTGTCTGGAGTCCCTGTGTGTGAAAGACCGTGTTCTTTCCCGTTCCGGTGACGGCACCAAGTACTATGGTGGCGTTATCGACTCCATCTACTCCAATGGTGTGATCGCTGTTCGTGACGATGATGACGGCAAGGTTTATTCCCGTAATAAAGAGGTCGTTTTTAAGTCCGTACAATGCCACAGTTCAGGTCTTTGCATTAAAGACCGTGTGATGTCGAAGTCCGGTGACAAGTACTACTTCGGTTCCGTGACGGGTGTTTATTCAAATGGCCTGATCTATGTGCGCGATGACGACGATGGTAAGTCCTATGCTCGTCAGCACGATGTTGTCTTTAAAGAGATCAGATGTGCCAACGGGTTCTGCCGCGGGGACCGTGTTCTGTCCACTCTGAGCAATGGCCGCTACTATACAGGCCGTGTGGAAGGGGCTTATGCCGGCGGTTTGATCTCGGTTCGAGATGACGACGACGGTAAGGTGTATCTGCGCCCTCATACGGTCCTGTCTCGCGCCAGATAG
- a CDS encoding S1 family peptidase: MNAFNSPSPALKTLVAALAATLALTACSPRSFGPAAEEPSDLSQTGIINGDPIRERGTQAARSVVLVEMVNRHNQPLAFCTGTLIAPQTVLTAGHCFDDSIKGMTGFNIVFTNNYEIFGRKMLVRETTRRGLAYKHHPKFNSTKLYDHDIAIATFDGGIPEGYSTVSIDTDTKGNYSERSVYVYGYGRSKDYTGKPNEDLFAYLGQLRRGVMQIDSQFNRYGDRYWLNSKVPVFICQGDSGGPQFSHENGVLKVIGVNSAVYGKRLPNGQVSCAGIAQATKVAPFAPWIKTTRTQLLQTTTEFSGTFSEH; encoded by the coding sequence ATGAACGCATTTAATAGCCCCTCCCCGGCCTTAAAAACCTTGGTTGCTGCTTTAGCGGCGACCCTCGCACTGACCGCCTGCAGCCCCCGTTCGTTCGGGCCCGCAGCGGAAGAGCCTTCAGACTTGTCCCAAACCGGTATCATTAATGGAGACCCCATTCGGGAACGTGGCACCCAAGCCGCCCGCAGCGTGGTTCTGGTCGAAATGGTCAACCGCCACAATCAGCCTCTGGCGTTTTGCACCGGCACTCTGATCGCGCCGCAGACCGTCCTTACTGCTGGTCATTGCTTTGATGACAGCATCAAAGGCATGACAGGTTTCAACATTGTGTTCACGAACAACTATGAAATCTTCGGCCGCAAGATGCTGGTGCGAGAAACCACCCGCCGCGGACTGGCGTACAAACACCATCCGAAATTTAACTCCACCAAACTTTATGATCACGACATCGCCATTGCGACCTTTGATGGTGGTATTCCTGAAGGCTATTCCACTGTCAGTATCGACACCGACACCAAAGGGAACTATTCCGAGCGAAGTGTTTACGTGTATGGCTATGGGCGCTCCAAGGACTACACAGGCAAGCCCAACGAAGACCTCTTTGCGTATTTGGGGCAGCTTCGCCGCGGAGTCATGCAGATTGATTCCCAGTTCAACCGCTATGGCGACCGTTACTGGCTGAATTCAAAAGTTCCGGTGTTCATCTGTCAGGGGGATTCCGGTGGCCCGCAGTTTTCACATGAAAATGGCGTGCTGAAAGTGATTGGTGTTAATTCCGCCGTCTATGGCAAACGTCTACCGAACGGACAGGTCAGCTGTGCTGGCATTGCCCAGGCGACAAAAGTTGCACCCTTTGCCCCGTGGATCAAAACCACGCGGACTCAGCTGCTGCAAACTACCACTGAATTTTCGGGAACATTTTCAGAGCATTGA
- a CDS encoding TatD family hydrolase — translation MEWIDIHAHLNMLEEGVEAAINNAKAVGVKKIITIGTQPEDHPIVLDIARKYYPEVYCTLGVHPHDGGTYTEAAGKFIEEHVTEPCVVAVGEIGLDYYYDNSPRELQKEAFRAQLEIARRTKMPVEIHTRDAEEDTIEILKEFKGEVNGLIHCFTGTEWLARQALDVGFNISISGVVTFKSADSLRETVKMLPLDRIHVETDSPFLAPIPMRGRKNTPAYVIHTAKFVADLKGISLEQLCEQTRINALKMFPKIQW, via the coding sequence ATGGAATGGATCGATATTCACGCACATTTGAATATGCTCGAAGAGGGTGTTGAAGCCGCAATCAACAATGCGAAAGCCGTGGGCGTGAAGAAGATCATCACCATCGGCACCCAGCCGGAAGATCATCCGATCGTGCTGGATATTGCCCGCAAATATTATCCGGAAGTGTACTGCACTTTGGGTGTGCATCCTCATGACGGTGGCACTTACACGGAAGCTGCCGGTAAATTTATCGAAGAACATGTCACTGAGCCTTGCGTGGTGGCTGTCGGTGAAATCGGTCTGGATTACTATTACGACAATTCCCCGCGTGAACTTCAGAAGGAAGCCTTCCGCGCACAGCTTGAAATCGCCCGCAGAACCAAAATGCCGGTCGAGATTCACACCCGCGATGCAGAAGAAGACACCATCGAGATTTTAAAAGAATTCAAAGGCGAAGTGAATGGCCTGATCCATTGCTTTACCGGCACAGAATGGCTGGCTCGTCAGGCGCTGGACGTGGGTTTCAATATCTCTATCAGTGGTGTGGTGACTTTCAAAAGTGCCGATTCTTTGCGCGAGACCGTGAAGATGCTGCCACTGGATCGCATCCATGTGGAAACCGATTCACCGTTCCTGGCACCGATCCCGATGCGTGGACGCAAGAACACTCCGGCTTATGTTATTCACACGGCGAAGTTCGTGGCTGACCTTAAAGGGATCAGCCTTGAACAACTGTGTGAACAGACGCGTATCAATGCTCTGAAAATGTTCCCGAAAATTCAGTGGTAG
- a CDS encoding DNA polymerase III subunit delta', which yields MARMLDFVLGHQETIKKMVESFENGKPGQTFLFVGPGGIGKKLTAMGLAQALLCPSSPRGCGKCPSCFRISQGSHEGLKLIAPNGANIKMEQAKEVLEFLSLKSLTGNRVIVIDQAQTLNPQAANSLLKTLEEPPEGTFFFLIAPSVAGILPTIRSRSRIVQFRPLTQEDLGKRVKAPAWALKAAGGSFEKLAQLQDGPEQEVREKAVELLTLFIQDADFLLNELWRNEFKDRAQGQRMISYWIGFLKDAICLQEGAKTQIVNLDQAPLIKVLAELERPRILNLIQKALQVEQAFAANRDPQLIIEEFYVTSKA from the coding sequence ATGGCCCGGATGCTGGATTTCGTCTTAGGACATCAGGAAACAATCAAAAAAATGGTCGAGTCTTTCGAAAACGGAAAGCCCGGTCAGACCTTTTTGTTTGTGGGTCCGGGCGGCATCGGCAAAAAACTGACAGCGATGGGGCTGGCGCAGGCTCTGTTGTGTCCTTCCAGCCCGCGGGGCTGTGGTAAATGCCCTTCTTGTTTCCGCATTTCCCAGGGCTCGCACGAAGGTCTTAAGTTGATTGCCCCCAATGGGGCCAACATCAAAATGGAACAAGCCAAAGAGGTTCTGGAATTCCTCAGTTTAAAAAGTCTGACAGGCAACCGTGTGATCGTCATTGATCAGGCACAAACCCTGAATCCGCAGGCGGCCAATTCTTTGTTAAAAACTTTGGAGGAACCGCCAGAGGGTACGTTCTTCTTTTTAATTGCTCCCAGTGTGGCGGGGATTCTGCCGACCATTCGGTCCCGGTCCCGCATTGTGCAGTTCCGTCCGTTGACTCAGGAGGATCTGGGAAAACGCGTGAAAGCGCCGGCCTGGGCGTTGAAGGCCGCAGGTGGAAGTTTTGAAAAGCTGGCTCAGTTGCAGGATGGTCCCGAGCAGGAAGTGCGCGAAAAGGCGGTGGAGCTTCTGACTTTGTTCATTCAGGATGCTGACTTCCTGCTTAATGAACTGTGGAGAAACGAGTTCAAAGACCGCGCTCAAGGGCAGCGCATGATCTCCTATTGGATTGGCTTCTTAAAGGATGCCATTTGTCTGCAAGAGGGTGCTAAAACTCAGATTGTGAATCTGGATCAGGCGCCGCTGATCAAGGTCCTGGCAGAGCTGGAACGCCCACGAATTCTGAATTTGATTCAGAAAGCGCTGCAAGTGGAGCAGGCCTTTGCCGCCAATCGGGATCCTCAGCTGATCATCGAAGAATTCTACGTCACGTCCAAGGCTTAA